One part of the Fusobacterium russii ATCC 25533 genome encodes these proteins:
- a CDS encoding HAMP domain-containing sensor histidine kinase translates to MLLRKVNEQLKNFFYSIPITFKVTAWYTFFISLLTSIMIVSAFFITDSLIDISSKEDLTEAVFEIAEKPSKFESFDDGIFFIKYSSSSQKIEGLTPKGFDISLPISDSLKVNSYKNDGMEFYYFDSYLNPNNTETEVWIRGILPISSFHKNTKLLLILVLILSPILLFFITYGGYKIIKNSFRPIQEISNTALEIEKYKDFSKRIKLGKAKDEIYKMSFSFNSILDSLEKFYIHEKQFSSDVSHELRTPVTVILAESDYAINYSDSLEEAKGSLSVIQRQAKKMSTLINQIMELSKLEREKNIDLQNIDLSKLINTCLSDYKYVFENKKISLNSSIDENLKILGNKLMLERVFDNLLSNALKFTKSKVSIKLYKADKIILEIEDDGIGLSKEQMGNIWDRFYQVNSSRNKENNQGYGLGLSMVRKIIDLHNACIEVESELEKGAKFRIKFN, encoded by the coding sequence ATGTTATTAAGGAAAGTGAATGAACAATTAAAAAATTTTTTTTATTCCATACCGATTACATTTAAAGTAACTGCTTGGTATACTTTCTTTATCTCCCTCTTAACATCAATAATGATTGTGTCAGCATTTTTTATAACTGATTCTCTAATTGACATATCAAGTAAGGAAGATTTAACTGAAGCTGTCTTTGAAATTGCTGAAAAGCCATCAAAATTTGAGAGCTTTGATGACGGAATTTTCTTTATAAAATATTCTAGCTCCAGTCAAAAAATAGAAGGCTTAACTCCTAAAGGTTTTGATATTTCTTTACCTATTTCAGATAGTTTAAAAGTTAATAGTTATAAAAATGATGGTATGGAATTCTATTATTTTGATTCCTATTTAAATCCCAATAATACTGAAACTGAGGTTTGGATTCGTGGAATATTACCTATTTCAAGTTTTCATAAAAATACTAAATTACTTTTAATTTTAGTTCTTATACTCTCACCTATTTTATTATTTTTTATAACTTATGGAGGATATAAAATAATAAAAAATAGTTTCAGACCCATTCAAGAAATATCTAATACAGCTTTAGAAATAGAAAAATACAAAGATTTTTCAAAAAGAATAAAGCTTGGAAAAGCTAAGGATGAAATATATAAAATGTCCTTTTCTTTTAATAGTATTTTGGATAGTTTAGAAAAATTCTATATACATGAAAAACAATTTAGTTCTGATGTTTCACACGAACTTAGAACGCCTGTAACTGTTATTTTAGCAGAAAGTGACTATGCTATAAATTATTCTGATTCCCTTGAGGAAGCCAAAGGCTCACTTTCTGTAATACAAAGACAGGCAAAAAAAATGTCAACTCTTATCAATCAAATCATGGAGCTTTCAAAACTTGAGCGAGAAAAAAATATTGATTTACAAAATATAGATTTATCCAAACTTATAAACACCTGTTTAAGTGATTATAAATATGTCTTTGAGAATAAAAAAATAAGTCTTAACTCCAGTATTGATGAAAATTTAAAAATCTTAGGAAATAAACTGATGTTAGAAAGAGTTTTTGACAATTTATTGTCCAATGCTTTAAAATTTACAAAATCCAAAGTTTCTATAAAGTTATATAAAGCGGATAAAATTATTTTAGAAATAGAAGATGATGGAATTGGCTTATCCAAAGAGCAAATGGGAAATATTTGGGATAGATTTTATCAAGTAAACAGTTCCAGAAATAAAGAAAATAACCAAGGCTATGGTTTAGGCTTATCAATGGTAAGAAAAATAATTGACTTACATAACGCTTGTATAGAAGTGGAAAGTGAGCTTGAAAAAGGTGCTAAATTTAGAATTAAGTTCAATTAA
- a CDS encoding response regulator transcription factor, with translation MKILVVEDERDLNSVITRHLKKNNFGVDSVFDGEEALNFLEYENYDLVILDIMMPKLNGYEVVKKLREKKDETPILMLTAKDSIDDKVKGLDSGADDYLVKPFDFNELLARIRAIVRRKYGNTSNQLIIEDLVLDLAKKTVTRNDKNIDLTAKEYEVLEFLMQNKGHILSREQIREHVWDFDYDGESNIIDVLIKNIRKKIDIDSSKQLISTKRGLGYVIKESE, from the coding sequence ATGAAAATACTTGTTGTTGAAGATGAAAGAGATCTTAATAGTGTTATAACTAGACATCTTAAAAAAAATAACTTTGGTGTAGACTCCGTTTTCGATGGTGAAGAAGCTCTTAATTTCTTGGAATACGAAAACTATGATTTAGTAATTTTAGATATTATGATGCCTAAATTAAATGGCTATGAAGTTGTCAAAAAATTAAGAGAGAAGAAAGATGAAACTCCTATTTTAATGTTGACAGCTAAAGACAGTATAGATGATAAAGTTAAAGGCTTAGACTCCGGAGCTGACGATTATTTGGTAAAGCCTTTTGATTTTAATGAGCTACTGGCTAGAATAAGGGCTATTGTTCGTAGAAAATATGGCAATACTTCTAATCAACTTATAATAGAAGATCTAGTTTTAGATTTGGCAAAAAAAACAGTGACTAGAAATGATAAAAATATAGATTTAACAGCTAAAGAATACGAAGTTTTGGAGTTTCTTATGCAAAACAAAGGACATATTCTAAGTAGGGAACAAATTCGTGAACATGTTTGGGATTTCGATTATGATGGAGAATCAAACATTATTGATGTACTTATAAAAAATATTAGAAAAAAAATTGATATTGATTCTTCAAAGCAATTAATATCAACAAAAAGAGGGCTGGGCTATGTTATTAAGGAAAGTGAATGA
- a CDS encoding PepSY domain-containing protein, producing MKSKKIFLTMAFVSTLILGGVAFSSDVYANTQVNQQKILSADEANKIALGQTTNGQIIKSELDTENGALIYEIEVLENSVKKEFDIDAVSGKILKIDNGYSNKNNNVINTEVKLSMEDAKKIALDNSKNGKIKSIEFKNKNGFAFYEVEVSEGFMEREFKIDATNGNILKMERDF from the coding sequence ATGAAAAGTAAAAAAATATTTTTAACTATGGCTTTTGTTAGCACATTAATATTAGGAGGTGTTGCCTTTTCTTCTGATGTCTATGCTAATACACAAGTAAATCAACAAAAAATTCTGTCTGCAGATGAGGCTAATAAAATAGCTTTAGGTCAAACTACCAATGGGCAAATTATAAAATCAGAACTTGATACAGAAAATGGTGCTCTTATTTATGAAATAGAGGTTTTAGAGAATAGTGTAAAAAAAGAATTTGATATTGATGCAGTTTCAGGAAAGATTTTAAAAATAGACAATGGATATAGTAATAAAAATAATAATGTTATAAACACAGAAGTTAAACTATCAATGGAAGATGCTAAGAAAATTGCACTAGATAATTCTAAAAATGGTAAAATCAAAAGTATTGAGTTTAAGAACAAAAATGGTTTTGCATTTTATGAGGTTGAAGTGTCTGAAGGTTTTATGGAAAGAGAATTTAAAATAGATGCCACAAATGGAAATATCTTAAAAATGGAAAGAGATTTTTAA
- a CDS encoding adenylate kinase, with amino-acid sequence MNIVLFGAPGAGKGSQAKFIVDKYGIPQISTGDILRAAVANQTKLGIEAKKFMDAGKLVPDEVVNGLVAERLAEKDCEKGFVMDGFPRTVVQAKVLDEILEKLGKKIEKVIALNVPDADIIERITGRRTSKVTGKIYHIKYNPPVDEKEEDLIQRSDDTEEVVVKRLNTYREQTAPVFDYYKAQNKTFEIDGTKSLEAITKEIFKILG; translated from the coding sequence ATGAATATTGTTTTATTTGGTGCACCTGGAGCAGGAAAAGGGAGTCAGGCAAAATTCATTGTGGATAAATATGGTATTCCACAAATTTCGACAGGTGATATTTTAAGAGCGGCAGTTGCGAATCAAACAAAGCTGGGAATAGAAGCTAAAAAATTTATGGATGCAGGGAAATTAGTTCCTGATGAAGTCGTAAATGGCTTAGTTGCTGAAAGACTTGCTGAAAAAGACTGTGAGAAGGGTTTTGTTATGGACGGATTCCCAAGAACAGTTGTACAGGCAAAAGTTTTAGATGAAATTTTGGAAAAATTGGGGAAAAAAATAGAAAAAGTAATAGCTTTAAATGTTCCAGATGCTGATATTATAGAAAGAATAACAGGAAGAAGAACATCAAAAGTTACCGGGAAAATTTATCATATCAAGTATAATCCTCCAGTAGATGAAAAAGAAGAAGACTTGATACAAAGATCAGATGACACGGAAGAAGTGGTAGTAAAGAGATTAAATACATATAGAGAGCAGACAGCTCCTGTTTTTGATTATTATAAGGCTCAAAACAAGACTTTTGAAATTGATGGGACAAAATCTTTAGAAGCTATAACAAAAGAAATATTTAAAATACTAGGATAA
- the map gene encoding type I methionyl aminopeptidase — MRLIKTLDEIKGIKKANQIIAKIYEDIIPPYLKPGVTTREIDRIIEEYIRKCGARPACIGVEGIYGPFPSATCISVNEEVVHGIPGDRVIKEGDIVSLDIVTELDGFYGDSAKTFAIGEIDEESKKLLEITEKSREIGIEKAVVGNRLGDIGHAIQHFVEKNDFSVVRDFAGHGVGLALHEDPMVPNFGRAGRGLKIENGMVFAIEPMVNVGTYKVAILPDGWTVVTRDGKRSAHFEHSIAIVDGKAVVLSQLD, encoded by the coding sequence ATGAGACTTATTAAAACATTGGATGAAATAAAAGGTATTAAAAAAGCAAATCAGATAATAGCTAAAATATACGAAGATATAATTCCGCCATATTTAAAACCGGGAGTTACAACTAGAGAAATAGATAGAATAATAGAGGAATATATAAGAAAATGCGGAGCAAGACCTGCTTGTATAGGAGTTGAAGGTATATATGGTCCTTTTCCTTCGGCAACTTGTATTTCTGTAAATGAAGAGGTTGTACATGGTATACCCGGGGATAGAGTTATAAAGGAAGGTGACATAGTCAGTCTTGATATTGTGACAGAGCTGGATGGTTTTTATGGTGATTCTGCAAAAACTTTTGCTATTGGGGAAATAGATGAAGAGAGTAAAAAACTTTTAGAAATAACTGAAAAATCGAGAGAAATAGGTATAGAAAAAGCAGTTGTTGGAAATAGATTAGGAGATATAGGGCATGCAATTCAGCATTTTGTTGAAAAAAATGATTTTTCAGTTGTAAGAGATTTTGCAGGACATGGTGTAGGTTTAGCCTTACATGAAGATCCTATGGTACCAAATTTTGGAAGAGCGGGTAGAGGACTAAAAATAGAAAATGGAATGGTTTTTGCAATAGAACCTATGGTTAATGTAGGAACTTATAAAGTGGCTATATTGCCTGACGGCTGGACAGTAGTCACAAGAGATGGAAAAAGATCGGCACACTTTGAACATAGTATAGCAATAGTTGATGGGAAGGCAGTTGTTTTAAGTCAGCTTGATTAA
- a CDS encoding GNAT family N-acetyltransferase → MKSIKELFGKEKKEGLDLARQVFKNSKDGTYTDEGYKTFCNFTTMIETSNLYKMYGLFKNDILIGIISTTEDKSGIKLFFIEKEYQGKGFAKLLMNVILENNENSCITVNSSRYAVPIYKTFGFEAVDIEQKKEGLYFTPMKLILKK, encoded by the coding sequence ATGAAAAGTATAAAAGAGCTATTTGGAAAAGAAAAAAAAGAAGGTCTTGATTTAGCAAGACAAGTTTTTAAAAATTCTAAAGATGGAACTTATACTGACGAAGGCTACAAAACTTTTTGTAATTTTACAACTATGATAGAAACAAGTAATTTATATAAGATGTATGGTTTATTTAAGAATGATATTCTAATAGGTATAATTTCAACTACTGAGGATAAAAGTGGTATAAAATTATTTTTTATAGAAAAAGAATATCAGGGAAAAGGTTTTGCTAAGTTACTTATGAATGTAATTTTAGAAAATAATGAGAATTCCTGTATAACTGTAAATTCTTCTCGGTATGCAGTACCTATATATAAAACTTTTGGTTTTGAAGCAGTGGATATAGAACAAAAAAAAGAGGGTCTTTATTTTACACCAATGAAATTGATATTGAAAAAATAA
- the infA gene encoding translation initiation factor IF-1, whose product MSKKDVIELEGTIVEALPNAMFKVELENGHTILGHISGKMRMNYIKILPGDGVTVQISPYDLSRGRIVYRKKN is encoded by the coding sequence ATGTCAAAAAAAGATGTTATCGAATTGGAAGGGACTATAGTAGAAGCTCTTCCTAATGCTATGTTTAAAGTAGAATTAGAAAATGGGCATACTATACTTGGTCACATCTCTGGAAAAATGAGAATGAATTACATTAAGATTTTGCCAGGTGATGGAGTAACTGTACAGATCTCTCCTTATGACTTGTCGAGGGGTAGAATAGTATACAGAAAGAAAAATTAA
- the rpmJ gene encoding 50S ribosomal protein L36, with the protein MKVRVSIKPICDKCKIIKRHGKVRVICENPKHKQVQG; encoded by the coding sequence ATGAAAGTAAGAGTATCAATAAAGCCTATTTGTGACAAGTGTAAGATTATAAAAAGACATGGAAAAGTAAGAGTAATCTGTGAAAATCCTAAACATAAACAAGTTCAAGGATAG
- the rpsM gene encoding 30S ribosomal protein S13: MARIAGVDIPRNKRVEIALTYIYGIGRPTSQKVLKEAGVDFDTRVKDLTEEEVNKIREIVKDIKVEGDLRKEVRLSIKRLMDIKCYRGLRHKMNLPVRGQSSKTNARTVKGPKKPIRK; the protein is encoded by the coding sequence TTGGCTAGAATAGCAGGAGTAGATATCCCTAGAAACAAAAGAGTTGAAATAGCTTTAACGTATATTTATGGAATTGGAAGACCAACTTCTCAAAAAGTATTGAAAGAAGCGGGAGTAGACTTTGACACTAGAGTTAAAGATTTAACAGAAGAAGAAGTAAATAAAATAAGAGAAATTGTAAAAGATATCAAAGTTGAAGGGGATCTTAGAAAAGAAGTGAGATTATCTATAAAAAGACTTATGGATATCAAATGTTACAGAGGATTAAGACATAAAATGAATCTTCCTGTAAGAGGACAAAGTTCTAAGACAAATGCAAGAACAGTTAAGGGTCCTAAAAAACCAATCAGAAAATAA
- the rpsK gene encoding 30S ribosomal protein S11, whose protein sequence is MAKKTVAKIKKKSKNIPNGVAHIHSTFNNTIVAITDVDGKVVSWKSGGTSGFKGTKKGTPFAAQIAAEQAAQIAMENGMRKVEVKVKGPGSGREACIRSLQAAGLEVTKITDVTPVPHNGCRPPKRRRV, encoded by the coding sequence TTGGCTAAAAAAACAGTAGCTAAGATAAAAAAGAAAAGTAAGAATATTCCTAATGGAGTAGCTCATATACATTCAACTTTTAACAATACAATAGTTGCAATAACTGATGTTGATGGGAAGGTTGTAAGTTGGAAATCTGGTGGAACTTCTGGTTTCAAAGGAACTAAGAAAGGAACTCCGTTTGCAGCTCAAATAGCAGCAGAACAGGCAGCTCAAATAGCTATGGAAAACGGGATGAGAAAAGTGGAAGTTAAAGTAAAAGGACCTGGATCAGGAAGAGAAGCTTGTATCAGATCTCTTCAAGCAGCAGGATTAGAAGTTACAAAAATAACTGATGTAACTCCTGTACCACATAATGGATGTAGACCACCTAAAAGAAGAAGAGTGTAA
- the rpsD gene encoding 30S ribosomal protein S4 produces the protein MARNRQPVLKKCRALGIDPVILGVNKSSNRGIRPNANKKPTEYAIQLREKQKAKFIYNVMEKQFRKIYEEAARKLGVTGLTLIEYLERRLENVVYRLGFAKTRRQARQIVSHGHIAVNGRRVNIASYRVKVGDVISVIENSKNVELIKAAVEDATPPVWLELDRAAFSGKVLQNPTKEDLDFDLNESLIVEFYSR, from the coding sequence ATGGCAAGAAATAGACAGCCTGTTTTGAAGAAGTGTAGAGCTTTAGGAATAGATCCAGTTATTCTTGGAGTTAATAAATCTTCAAATAGAGGAATAAGACCAAATGCAAATAAAAAACCAACAGAATATGCAATTCAATTAAGAGAAAAACAAAAAGCAAAATTCATATATAATGTAATGGAAAAACAATTTAGAAAAATCTATGAAGAAGCAGCTAGAAAATTAGGAGTTACAGGTTTAACACTAATTGAATACCTAGAAAGAAGACTAGAAAATGTAGTTTATAGATTAGGTTTTGCTAAAACTAGAAGACAAGCTAGACAAATAGTTTCTCACGGACATATAGCAGTTAATGGAAGAAGAGTTAATATAGCTTCTTACAGAGTTAAAGTGGGAGATGTAATATCAGTAATAGAAAATTCAAAAAATGTAGAACTTATTAAAGCGGCAGTAGAAGATGCTACACCACCTGTATGGTTAGAATTAGATAGAGCTGCATTCTCAGGAAAGGTTCTTCAAAATCCAACAAAAGAAGACTTAGATTTTGATTTAAATGAATCTTTGATAGTTGAATTTTATTCAAGATAA